The Mycolicibacterium mageritense genome contains a region encoding:
- a CDS encoding substrate-binding domain-containing protein: MRLLTKVAAITAAGALGFGMTACGAGDPNANSDTSRIGVTVYDMSSFITAGKEGMEAYAKANNIELVWNSANNDVSTQASQVDSLINQGVDAIIVVPVQADSLGPQVASAKSKNIPLLAVNAELESTELAGNVQPDDVAAGAQEMQMMADKLGGKGNIVILQGPLGGSGEINRGKGIDQVLAKYPGIKVLAKDTANWKRDEAVNKMKNWISSFGNQIDGVVSQNDDMGLGALQALKEAGRAGVPIVGIDGIEDGLNAVKSGEFIGTSLQNGTVELSAGLAVANALVKGEQVDTDPVYVMPAITKDNVDVALAHVVTDRQKFLDGLVELTNQNLKTGDIAYEGIPGQKQP; the protein is encoded by the coding sequence ATGAGACTACTGACCAAGGTCGCCGCGATCACCGCGGCGGGCGCACTGGGGTTCGGCATGACCGCGTGCGGCGCCGGTGATCCCAACGCCAACAGCGACACCTCCCGCATCGGGGTCACGGTGTACGACATGAGTTCGTTCATCACCGCGGGCAAGGAGGGCATGGAGGCCTACGCCAAGGCCAACAACATCGAGCTGGTGTGGAACTCGGCCAACAACGACGTGTCGACCCAGGCCAGCCAGGTCGACTCGTTGATCAACCAGGGTGTGGACGCCATCATCGTGGTTCCGGTGCAGGCGGATTCGCTCGGTCCGCAGGTCGCGTCGGCCAAGTCCAAGAACATCCCGCTGCTCGCGGTCAACGCCGAACTGGAGAGCACCGAGCTGGCGGGTAACGTCCAACCGGACGACGTCGCCGCGGGTGCGCAGGAAATGCAGATGATGGCCGACAAGCTGGGCGGCAAGGGCAACATCGTGATCCTGCAGGGCCCGCTCGGTGGTTCCGGAGAGATCAACCGCGGCAAGGGTATCGACCAGGTGCTCGCGAAGTACCCGGGCATCAAGGTGCTGGCCAAGGACACCGCGAACTGGAAGCGCGACGAGGCCGTCAACAAGATGAAGAACTGGATCTCCAGCTTCGGCAATCAGATCGACGGCGTGGTGTCGCAGAACGACGACATGGGTCTGGGTGCGCTGCAGGCGCTCAAGGAGGCGGGCCGGGCCGGCGTCCCGATCGTCGGGATCGACGGTATCGAGGACGGCCTCAACGCCGTCAAGAGCGGCGAATTCATCGGCACCTCACTGCAGAACGGCACGGTCGAACTGTCGGCGGGCCTCGCGGTGGCCAACGCCCTGGTCAAGGGTGAGCAGGTCGACACCGATCCGGTGTATGTCATGCCCGCCATCACCAAGGACAACGTCGACGTGGCGCTGGCTCACGTGGTCACCGACCGGCAGAAGTTCCTCGACGGGCTGGTCGAGCTGACCAATCAGAACCTCAAGACCGGCGACATCGCCTACGAGGGCATCCCGGGGCAGAAACAGCCCTGA
- the thpA gene encoding sugar ABC transporter xylitol/D-threitol-binding protein ThpA, translated as MRLGTTVFAIASAAAVGLGLTACGAGDPNANKDTTRIGVSVYDMSSFITAGKEGMEAYAKDNNIELVWNSANLDVSTQANQVDSLINQGVDAIIVVPVQADSLGPQVASAKAKGIPLVPVNAALDSKDIAGNVQPDDVAAGAQEMQMMADKLGGKGNIVILQGPLGQSGELDRSKGIEQTLAKYPDIKVLAKDTANWKRDEAVNKMKNWISGFGPQINGVVAQNDDMGLGALQALKESGRNGVPIVGIDGIEDGLNAVKSGEFIGTSLQNGTVELSAGLAVANALAKGEKVNTDPVYIMPAITKENVDVAIEHVVTERQKFLDGLSELTKKNLETGDIAYEGIPGQKQP; from the coding sequence ATGAGACTGGGAACAACGGTGTTCGCGATCGCCTCGGCGGCAGCCGTCGGCCTCGGGCTGACGGCGTGCGGGGCGGGTGACCCCAACGCCAACAAGGACACCACGCGCATCGGCGTATCGGTGTACGACATGAGTTCGTTCATCACCGCGGGCAAGGAGGGCATGGAGGCCTACGCCAAGGACAACAACATCGAATTGGTGTGGAACTCAGCCAATCTCGATGTGTCCACGCAGGCCAACCAGGTCGACTCGCTGATCAACCAGGGCGTGGACGCCATCATCGTGGTTCCGGTGCAGGCGGATTCGCTCGGGCCGCAGGTCGCCTCCGCCAAGGCGAAGGGCATCCCGCTCGTTCCCGTCAACGCCGCGCTCGACAGCAAGGACATCGCGGGTAACGTCCAGCCCGACGATGTGGCCGCGGGTGCGCAGGAGATGCAGATGATGGCCGACAAGCTGGGCGGCAAGGGCAACATCGTGATCCTGCAGGGCCCGCTCGGCCAGTCCGGTGAACTCGACCGCAGCAAGGGCATCGAGCAGACCCTGGCCAAGTACCCCGACATCAAGGTGCTGGCCAAGGACACCGCGAACTGGAAGCGCGACGAGGCCGTCAACAAGATGAAGAACTGGATCTCGGGCTTCGGGCCGCAGATCAACGGCGTGGTCGCCCAGAACGACGACATGGGGCTCGGCGCGCTGCAGGCGCTCAAGGAATCGGGCCGCAACGGCGTGCCGATCGTGGGCATCGACGGTATCGAGGACGGCCTCAACGCCGTCAAGAGCGGTGAATTCATCGGCACCTCACTGCAGAACGGCACCGTGGAACTGTCGGCGGGCCTCGCGGTGGCCAATGCGCTCGCGAAGGGCGAGAAGGTCAACACCGATCCCGTGTACATCATGCCCGCCATCACCAAGGAAAACGTCGACGTCGCGATCGAGCACGTGGTCACCGAGCGGCAGAAGTTCCTCGACGGATTGTCCGAGCTGACCAAGAAGAACCTCGAAACCGGCGACATCGCCTACGAGGGCATCCCCGGCCAGAAGCAGCCCTAA
- a CDS encoding DUF72 domain-containing protein, which produces MIRIGTSGWSYDHWADVLYPPGTPAAARLGRYAEEFDTVELNASFYRWPRDTTFAGWNRRLPSGFTMSVKAHRGLTHYRRLRSPKPWIERFDRCWTALGDRAEALLVQTHPALERDDDLLADFLSQLPRRIPAAIELRHPSWHVPDVFRLLRHHHAAYVVMSGPGLPCEPQATAELVYVRLHGPAEATMYAGSYPDDQLRQWAERISRWDDDGHRVVVYFNNDLGGHAVRNARTLKRLLAAGVR; this is translated from the coding sequence ATGATCCGGATCGGTACGTCGGGATGGTCGTACGACCACTGGGCCGACGTGCTGTACCCGCCAGGCACGCCTGCGGCGGCGCGGCTGGGCCGCTACGCCGAGGAATTCGACACCGTCGAACTCAACGCGAGCTTCTACCGCTGGCCCCGCGACACCACGTTTGCCGGGTGGAACCGCCGCCTGCCCAGCGGGTTCACCATGTCCGTCAAGGCGCACCGAGGTCTCACCCACTATCGCCGGCTGCGCTCGCCCAAGCCGTGGATCGAGCGGTTCGACCGCTGCTGGACAGCGCTGGGCGACCGCGCCGAAGCCCTGCTGGTGCAAACCCATCCGGCGCTCGAACGCGACGACGACCTGCTCGCGGATTTCCTGTCGCAACTGCCGCGGCGCATACCTGCCGCGATCGAACTGCGCCACCCGTCCTGGCACGTGCCCGACGTCTTCCGGTTGCTGCGTCACCACCACGCGGCCTACGTCGTGATGAGCGGCCCCGGCCTGCCGTGTGAGCCGCAGGCAACCGCGGAACTGGTCTATGTCCGGCTGCACGGACCCGCCGAGGCCACGATGTACGCCGGCTCCTATCCCGACGACCAGCTGCGACAGTGGGCGGAGCGGATCAGCCGCTGGGACGACGACGGGCACCGCGTCGTCGTGTACTTCAACAACGATCTCGGCGGTCACGCGGTGCGCAATGCGCGAACCCTCAAGCGGCTGCTCGCGGCGGGAGTACGCTGA
- a CDS encoding NAD(P)/FAD-dependent oxidoreductase — protein MTESSSIVIIGGGLAGAKAAEALRDNDFDGRVVLFGAEEHLPYERPPLSKEYLAGKKSLDDFTVDAAAWYRDHHVDLRLGTEVTAIIPGDHTVTLPDGSTERYDKLLLATGSASRRPPIPGSDADGVHYLRTIDDAGELNSVLNEGATLVIVGAGWIGLEVAASARQRGVAVTVVEAARMPLLAALGAEVGEVFAELHREHGVDLRLGQSVEEITVTDGKATGLRLGDGSTVPSDAVLIAVGAKPNIELAEQAGLELAGGGIAVDASLRTSDPDIYAVGDIATAHNPLFGTAIRTEHWANALKQPAAAVAGMLGRSAEYDELPYFFTDQYDLGMEYVGHAPEYAQVVFRGNTAKREFVAFWLAEDNRVLAGMNVNVWDVLDDVKALIRAQRPVDPQRLADPEQPLA, from the coding sequence ATGACCGAATCGTCTTCAATCGTCATCATCGGCGGCGGACTTGCCGGAGCGAAGGCCGCTGAAGCATTGCGGGACAACGACTTTGATGGTCGTGTTGTGTTGTTCGGCGCCGAGGAGCACCTGCCCTACGAACGGCCGCCACTGTCCAAGGAATATCTGGCAGGCAAGAAATCCCTCGATGACTTCACCGTCGATGCCGCGGCCTGGTACCGCGATCACCACGTCGACCTGCGCTTGGGCACCGAGGTCACCGCGATAATTCCGGGCGATCACACCGTGACGCTGCCCGACGGCAGCACCGAGCGCTACGACAAGCTGCTGCTGGCCACCGGGTCGGCGTCGCGCCGCCCGCCCATCCCCGGCTCCGACGCGGACGGCGTCCACTACCTGCGCACCATCGATGATGCCGGGGAGCTCAACTCGGTGCTGAACGAGGGCGCGACGCTGGTGATCGTCGGCGCGGGGTGGATCGGGCTCGAAGTGGCCGCATCGGCCCGCCAGCGCGGTGTCGCCGTCACCGTCGTGGAAGCCGCCCGCATGCCGTTGCTGGCCGCGCTGGGCGCCGAGGTCGGCGAGGTGTTCGCCGAGCTGCACCGCGAACACGGAGTCGATCTTCGGCTCGGCCAGTCGGTCGAGGAGATCACGGTCACCGACGGCAAGGCCACGGGGCTGCGCCTGGGTGACGGCTCGACCGTGCCCTCAGATGCCGTGCTGATCGCCGTCGGTGCGAAACCGAACATCGAACTGGCCGAGCAGGCCGGGCTCGAGCTCGCGGGCGGCGGCATCGCGGTCGACGCATCCCTGCGCACCAGTGACCCCGACATCTACGCCGTGGGCGACATCGCCACGGCGCACAACCCGCTGTTCGGCACCGCCATCCGCACCGAGCACTGGGCCAACGCGCTCAAGCAGCCTGCCGCGGCAGTGGCCGGAATGCTCGGTCGCAGCGCCGAGTACGACGAGCTGCCCTACTTCTTCACCGACCAGTACGACCTCGGCATGGAGTACGTCGGACACGCCCCGGAGTACGCGCAGGTGGTGTTCCGCGGCAACACCGCCAAGCGCGAGTTCGTGGCATTCTGGCTGGCCGAGGACAACCGCGTGCTGGCCGGGATGAACGTCAACGTGTGGGACGTCCTCGATGACGTCAAGGCGCTGATCCGGGCGCAGCGGCCGGTGGATCCGCAGCGTCTCGCCGACCCAGAACAGCCACTGGCGTAA
- a CDS encoding helicase HerA domain-containing protein: protein MELQQREALSALRLTWAPTADDLWHSQGALHVSGLHERPIADVLAAFGDAEREPDSSPLGVVVRGPAGSGKTHLLGQVREQVQTSGGFFFLVELLDATSFWQSARAGILESLGRPGAERETQLKDLLWELSSVAHISRANRRAVIGDDEITPEILSDFVNALHKARRETVRRAHHTLRALVLLAAMDLELQDIGEAFLTASATDDADRDERNAWGLPAPSLSPQESVRDISRLIALAGPSVLALDQIDTLLAQSSDRTDSDRAGDTAAPGNHDLEHVAHGLMSIRQTMRRTVGVVACLPAAWEAIQERATATVQDRFRTTALLQGLPTPDIGRAILERRFTASYRAVGFTAPYPSWPILPAAFDEATQYTPRQLLKRADAHVRRCLERDTVEELARLTGEVAETHDEVSEDSPRGDTGELDRRFAEYRRRAVTLAALDPDGEDTTMPGLLSAALEAWITERGESEQSFRPDPPPGSRVVLHARLRQTLDAATDDERHWAFRAIASGNAVAVQNRIRKALEATGFNPQRRQLFLLRNSRWPSGAKTAALLDEFEAAGGQVLPLSDDDLRTMTALRDLIDDNHADLPEWLRTRRPAHGITVLRSALGDEAGDAPEPLPAAQAPEPAELPVAEPVEAFEHSPTAVTLGVDVVGRKPISVDLAALRKHTAIFAGSGSGKTVLIRRLVEECALRGVSSIVLDPNNDLSRLGSPWPESPPGWNPADDERADDYFTNTEVVVWTPRRSTGRPLSFQPLPDFASVIDDDDEFSDAVESAVAALEPRALISGNTAKANRSRAVLREALRYYGRHRSVTLSGFIDLLADLPPDVSGLTGANALAAELGQNLRAAIVNDPLFGGAGAAADPGALLTPSPGYRARVSVISMVGLTNEQQREGFVNQLQMALFAWIKRNPAGDRPLGGLLVMDEAQNFAPSTHTTACTHSTLALSSQARKYGLGLVFATQAPRGLHNHIPGNATTQFYGLLNSPTQIAVAREMARVKGGLVPDISKLRSGDFYLALEGNAFHKVKTPWCLSYHPPSPPTTDEVLQLAQRELAAR from the coding sequence ATGGAATTGCAACAGCGAGAAGCGCTCAGCGCGCTGCGACTGACCTGGGCGCCGACGGCCGATGACCTGTGGCATTCGCAAGGTGCGCTGCACGTCAGCGGTCTGCACGAACGGCCGATCGCCGACGTGCTCGCCGCCTTCGGCGATGCCGAACGCGAACCCGATTCGAGCCCGCTCGGCGTCGTGGTGCGCGGGCCCGCCGGTTCGGGCAAGACGCATCTGCTCGGCCAGGTGCGTGAGCAGGTGCAGACCTCGGGCGGCTTCTTCTTCCTCGTCGAACTGCTCGACGCCACCAGCTTCTGGCAGTCCGCACGCGCGGGCATCCTCGAAAGCCTCGGCCGGCCCGGCGCGGAACGCGAGACCCAGCTCAAGGATCTGTTGTGGGAGCTGTCGTCGGTCGCCCACATCTCACGGGCCAACCGCCGCGCGGTGATCGGTGACGACGAGATCACGCCCGAAATCCTCAGCGACTTCGTCAACGCGCTGCACAAGGCGCGCCGCGAGACCGTGCGGCGTGCGCATCACACGTTGCGGGCCCTGGTGCTGCTGGCCGCGATGGATCTCGAACTGCAGGACATCGGCGAGGCGTTCCTCACCGCGAGTGCCACCGACGACGCCGACCGCGACGAGCGCAACGCGTGGGGATTGCCCGCGCCGAGCCTGAGCCCGCAGGAATCGGTGCGCGACATCTCCCGGCTCATCGCGCTGGCCGGGCCGTCGGTGCTGGCGCTCGACCAGATCGACACGCTGCTCGCGCAGTCGTCCGACCGCACCGACAGCGACCGGGCCGGCGATACTGCGGCGCCGGGCAACCACGACCTGGAACACGTCGCACACGGCCTGATGTCGATCCGCCAGACCATGCGCCGCACGGTGGGCGTGGTCGCCTGCCTGCCCGCTGCGTGGGAGGCCATCCAGGAGCGGGCGACCGCGACCGTGCAGGACCGGTTCCGCACCACCGCGCTGCTGCAAGGGCTGCCGACTCCCGACATCGGCCGCGCGATCCTGGAACGCCGGTTCACCGCGAGCTACCGGGCCGTCGGCTTCACCGCGCCGTATCCGAGCTGGCCCATCCTGCCCGCGGCGTTCGACGAGGCCACGCAGTACACACCGCGCCAGCTGCTCAAGCGGGCCGACGCCCACGTCCGCCGCTGCCTCGAACGCGACACCGTCGAGGAGCTCGCGCGGCTCACCGGCGAGGTGGCCGAAACTCACGACGAGGTCTCCGAGGACTCCCCGCGTGGTGACACCGGTGAACTCGACCGCAGGTTCGCCGAATACCGGCGCCGGGCCGTGACACTGGCCGCGCTGGATCCCGACGGCGAGGACACCACGATGCCGGGCCTGCTGTCGGCCGCGCTGGAGGCCTGGATCACCGAACGCGGTGAATCCGAGCAATCCTTCCGGCCCGACCCGCCACCCGGTTCGCGCGTGGTGCTGCACGCGCGGCTACGCCAGACGCTCGACGCGGCCACCGACGACGAGCGGCACTGGGCGTTCCGGGCGATCGCCTCGGGAAATGCCGTCGCGGTCCAGAACCGGATCCGGAAAGCTTTGGAGGCAACGGGTTTCAACCCGCAGCGGCGACAGCTGTTCCTGCTGCGCAACTCCCGCTGGCCCAGCGGCGCCAAGACCGCGGCCCTGCTCGACGAGTTCGAAGCCGCCGGTGGACAGGTGCTGCCGCTGAGCGACGACGACTTGCGCACCATGACGGCGCTGCGCGACCTGATCGACGACAATCACGCGGACCTGCCCGAGTGGCTCCGCACGCGCCGCCCGGCGCACGGCATCACGGTGCTGCGCTCGGCGCTCGGCGACGAGGCGGGTGACGCCCCGGAGCCGCTGCCCGCGGCCCAGGCCCCGGAGCCGGCCGAGCTGCCGGTCGCGGAACCCGTCGAAGCGTTCGAGCACTCCCCCACGGCGGTGACGCTCGGAGTCGATGTCGTGGGGCGCAAGCCCATATCGGTCGACCTGGCCGCGCTGCGCAAGCACACCGCGATATTCGCCGGCTCGGGCTCGGGCAAGACCGTGCTGATCCGTCGGCTCGTCGAAGAGTGTGCGCTGCGCGGCGTGTCGTCGATCGTGTTGGACCCCAACAACGATCTGTCCCGGCTGGGCAGCCCGTGGCCAGAATCACCACCCGGCTGGAATCCCGCCGACGACGAGCGTGCCGACGACTACTTCACCAACACCGAAGTGGTGGTGTGGACGCCGCGCCGGTCGACGGGCCGGCCCCTGTCCTTCCAGCCGCTGCCGGACTTCGCGAGCGTCATCGACGATGACGACGAGTTCTCCGATGCCGTCGAATCCGCGGTGGCCGCGCTCGAGCCGCGAGCCCTGATCTCCGGAAACACCGCCAAGGCCAATCGATCCCGCGCGGTGCTGCGCGAGGCGCTGCGGTACTACGGCAGGCACCGGTCGGTCACCTTGAGCGGATTCATCGACCTGCTCGCCGACCTGCCGCCCGACGTCAGCGGGTTGACCGGGGCCAACGCCCTGGCGGCCGAACTCGGGCAGAACCTGCGCGCCGCGATCGTCAACGACCCGCTGTTCGGTGGCGCGGGCGCCGCGGCGGATCCGGGTGCGCTGCTGACCCCGTCCCCCGGTTATCGCGCAAGGGTTTCGGTGATCAGCATGGTCGGGCTGACCAACGAGCAGCAGCGCGAGGGCTTCGTCAACCAGTTGCAGATGGCGTTGTTCGCCTGGATCAAACGCAATCCCGCGGGCGACCGGCCGCTCGGCGGGCTGCTGGTGATGGACGAGGCACAGAACTTCGCGCCGTCGACCCACACCACGGCCTGCACGCACAGCACGCTGGCGTTGTCGTCACAGGCCCGCAAGTACGGGCTGGGCCTGGTCTTCGCGACCCAGGCGCCGCGCGGCCTGCACAATCACATCCCCGGCAACGCCACCACACAGTTCTACGGTCTGCTGAACTCCCCCACCCAGATCGCGGTGGCCAGGGAGATGGCGCGGGTCAAGGGCGGGTTGGTGCCCGACATCAGCAAGCTACGGTCGGGCGACTTCTATCTGGCCTTGGAGGGCAACGCCTTTCACAAGGTCAAGACGCCGTGGTGCCTGTCGTATCATCCGCCGAGCCCGCCGACCACCGACGAGGTGCTCCAACTGGCGCAGCGGGAGCTCGCCGCGCGCTAG